tCGGACGTGCCGCGGGGCCACTTCGCGGTGTACGTGGGCGAGTCGCGGCGGCGGTTCGTGGTGCCCATCGCGGTGCTGGACCGGCCCGAGTTCCGCTCCCTGCTCCGCCGCGCCGAGGAGGAGTTCGGCTTCGGCGGCGCCGGGGACCTGCTCGTGCTCCCCTGCGAGGAGCTCGCCTTCCGCTCCCTCTGCTCCGCCTCCTccctcccctgcgccgccgcccgctgAGGCCCCGACCTTCCATTTGTTCGGTCCGTCGGTCCGGCCTGGCGCCATTGCCAGGCGGGCCGACGGCCGGCGAGGTGCAGTGCAGTGTGTAAATACGGATCCATGCATCGATTCGACGCGGCGCATGCGCGTATTAGCGCGCGCCCTTGGAGCCACCATTGATTTGATTGCCGTGTGTGGGCTGGAAGAAGAcggaggaagacgaagaggagatctttggagagagagggagagattttTAGAGCTAGTGACGGGTTTAATTACCGGCCGGTGTGTGAGTTAATTTGCGTGTACGTTGTTTGTGACGTGTTGGAGTCCTTTAGCCCTCAGCCTTCTCCAACAGTGGAGGAGAGCTTAATGAGGCGAGGCGAACCGTCATTACACCCCCTTTTTCACTCTGTACATGCAAGTTAAGATGTGTTTGGCCGGCTAAGCTAGCTAGCTCTAGCGAACGAGGTAATGTGTGCGTGCATGTTTCTTCTCCTCCCCTGGGTTCGGAAATAAACAATGGTGGTTATTCTCATACTATTGTACTCTACTATCTTATTCTCCTCCTCCTTATTTGCATGAGAAGCCCTGCTCGAATATATGGTACGTGCGTGCAGTACACATGATGCTTCGTGATATTTCTGTGTGAGCTTCTCAGTCCTTGTCAGACTGTATAGCTTCTGtagttgtatatatatatatatatatatgtacgtaTGATATAATTTGTACCCCTTCATTATATATATGAGATAGGCCACCTCTAGAGGGTTGAGCCGGTTCCTTCAATTTTATTGTTTGACATGGTATCAGCCTAGGTCAACACGCTTCCGCCCAAACCCTCCAACCCGCTGCCGCCGCGGTTTCCTATTGCTTGCGCCGTGCCGCCGCCGTCTCTGTGATTGCGTCGCCGTTGCCATGTCGGGCCCTGCCGCATCAGGCTCCTCCACGGCTAGCTTcttgccggcctccctcgcggctcTTCTCTCTCGACCTCTCGACGCCGCCGCGGCTTCCACCTCTCCGGTCGGGACGAGGAGTCTCGGGTCCCTTTTCTCCTCGTCGCCGGGTCATGCGATCGTGTCGTATCCCGCTGGTGCCACAGCGGGCGCCCCTTCGTCCGCCTCCTTCAGCGATGTGCCGATCGCCCCGTCTAGTGGGGGGCAGTCCTTCGCGCTGACGACGTCCTCGTCAGCCCTGATGGCTGGCTTCGCTACCTCAGGCTCGGCCCCCTCGTCGTTTGTTCCCGCGACTACAACACCCCTGGCCGCGACTGTGGCTATAACCGCGGACTCTGCCTCTA
The sequence above is drawn from the Triticum aestivum cultivar Chinese Spring chromosome 7A, IWGSC CS RefSeq v2.1, whole genome shotgun sequence genome and encodes:
- the LOC123150103 gene encoding auxin-responsive protein SAUR50 — its product is MAIKKGGAAGLKQILKRCSSLGRRQQQQGHGQEQRHWEEEEEAAPSDVPRGHFAVYVGESRRRFVVPIAVLDRPEFRSLLRRAEEEFGFGGAGDLLVLPCEELAFRSLCSASSLPCAAAR